Genomic window (Amaranthus tricolor cultivar Red isolate AtriRed21 chromosome 7, ASM2621246v1, whole genome shotgun sequence):
TGAAATTTACATTTGATGAATCAGCTGCCCGATTGAATCGGCTTGGTTTAGTTTTCCAAATTATGTCGAACCGGACTCTTGGAGATAAGGAAATAGGTCGGGTTTATGTACCCTTAAAAGAGCTTTTTGATGTTGAGATTATTGAGAATGACAAGCATAGGCAGGTGGTTTATCAAGTTCAAACTCTAAGTGGAAAATTTAAGGGTCAATTAgagttttcatttaaattaggTGACAAATTTATTCAAAGCATTGAACAAAGACTTGATGAGCCGATTATAGCATACCCGGTTCTAGGTTCAAATACACCAAGCTATGGGTATAACCTATCATTTAGACCAATGGATCTACTTGGAGATCCTAGTATAAGTGGGACCTCACATCACAATAGCATTATGGTACCTCAAAGTTATGGATACGGACATGGACATGGACATGGACATGGACATGGACATGGGTATATTAACCCATGCATGCAATCGACGTACCCTAATCCCCTAATAGGATGTCTATATGGAAATGGGTATCAAGGTGGATATGGGTACGTAAGACAAGCACCACCTTATTACATGCAACAACGGGTCGGACACAAACCAAAAAAGAGTAAAGTCGGCCTTGTGACAGCGACGGGAATCGGCGTTGGGGCCGGATTGTTAGGAGGATTGTTGATGGGGGAGATGGCAGAGGATGTGGCTAATGCG
Coding sequences:
- the LOC130817959 gene encoding protein SRC2-like, with translation MEHRPIEVKLLCAKELKDVNVFSKMDVYVIGSISGDPRSMQRTLIDKDGGTNPTWNQEMKFTFDESAARLNRLGLVFQIMSNRTLGDKEIGRVYVPLKELFDVEIIENDKHRQVVYQVQTLSGKFKGQLEFSFKLGDKFIQSIEQRLDEPIIAYPVLGSNTPSYGYNLSFRPMDLLGDPSISGTSHHNSIMVPQSYGYGHGHGHGHGHGHGYINPCMQSTYPNPLIGCLYGNGYQGGYGYVRQAPPYYMQQRVGHKPKKSKVGLVTATGIGVGAGLLGGLLMGEMAEDVANAVDYNDMFGF